A single Perognathus longimembris pacificus isolate PPM17 chromosome 17, ASM2315922v1, whole genome shotgun sequence DNA region contains:
- the LOC125365404 gene encoding LOW QUALITY PROTEIN: galectin-3-binding protein (The sequence of the model RefSeq protein was modified relative to this genomic sequence to represent the inferred CDS: deleted 2 bases in 2 codons), producing the protein MALLWLLWVWLLALGTRGAHVLDLSGELPDALAQIFDSQQDCDLFFLVRGQEELHLCAHRLILAANPEARALAGEPGRNVTMSVDSECAPFLRDFIRYLYSRRIEVTLSSVKCLHKLASAFGAEALQAYCGRLFAALLPEDPSFHQALDLYAYARASRDPVLEQLCVRFLAWNLEALTRAEAWPRVPRPLLEALLPESDVAVSSELALLQAVAAWSGERGLSPREAAGLVEHIRFPMMAPEELFQLQFTLPLYRRLEALFRRKILQALEFHTVPLPLLARHAGLNLTRPAYRPRVYTAANWSAAISNGSLAAPRERRFPSSNEIGYGYYGSHGYRSGRYGYPNPSYQTFQTPLHPSFLFRDRLVSWTLVYLERMQDCWNYGFSCSPEELPALGLTRGGASDPTVGYENKALMLCEGGLVVDVVDFQGAKAPIPGALDANGSKPASSFPCAAGTFGGYQAVVRPFYLLNSTLLE; encoded by the exons ATGGCGCTCCTGTGGCTCTTGTGGGTATGGCTGCTGGCCTTGGGGACTCGAG GCGCTCACGTCCTCGACCTCTCCGGGGAGCTGCCTGACGCCCTGGCCCAGATCTTCGACAGCCAGCAGGACTGCGACCTGTTCTTCCTGGTGCGGGGCCAGGAGGAGCTCCACCTCTGCGCCCACCGGCTCATCCTGGCCGCCAACCCCGAGGCCCGGGCCCTGGCGGGGGAGCCCGGCAGGAACGTCACCATGAGCGTGGACTCGGAGTGCGCGCCCTTCCTGAGGGACTTCATCAG gtACTTGTACTCCCGGAGGATTGAGGTCACGCTGTCGTCGGTGAAATGCCTCCACAAGCTGGCCTCCGCCTTCGGGGCCGAGGCGCTGCAGGCCTACTGCGGACGCCTCTTCGCCGCCCTCCTCCCCGAGGACCCCTCCTTCCACCAGGCCCTGGACCTGTACGCGTACGCGCGGGCCTCCCGGGACCCCGTGCTGGAGCAGCTGTGCGTGCGCTTCCTGGCCTGGAACCTGGAGGCCCTGACGCGGGCTGAGGCCTGGCCCCGGGTCCCCCGCCCCCTGCTGGAGGCCCTGCTCCCCGAGAGCGACGTGGCCGTGTCCAGCGAGCTGGCGCTGCTGCAGGCCGTGGCCGCGtggagcggggagcggggcctGTCTCCCCGGGAGGCGGCCGGCCTGGTGGAGCACATCCGGTTCCCCATGATGGCGCCCGAGGAGCTGTTCCAGCTGCAGTTCACGCTG CCCCTGTACCGGCGCCTCGAGGCGCTGTTCCGGAGGAAGATCCTGCAGGCGCTGGAGTTCCACACGGTGCCCCTGCCGCTGCTGGCCCGGCACGCCGGCCTCAACCTCACCCGC CCCGCCTACCGGCCCCGCGTCTACACCGCGGCCAACTGGAGCGCCGCCATCAGCAACGGCTCCCTGGCGGCCCCGCGGGAGCGGAGGTTCCCCTCCAGCAACGAGATCGGCTACGGCTACTACGGGAGCCACGGCTACCGGAGCGGACGCTATGGCTACCCGAACCCCTCCTACCAGACCTTCCAGACGCCCCTGCACCCCAGCTTCCTGTTCCGGGACCGGCTGGTCTCCTGGACGCTCGTCTACCTGGAACGGATGCAGGACTGCTGGAACTACGGTTTCTCCTGCTCGCCGGAGGAGCTCCCGGCGCTGGGCCTCACCCGCGGGGGCGCCTCGGACCCCACGGTGGGCTACGAGAACAAGGCGCTCATGCTGTGCGAGGGGGGGCTCGTGGTGGACGTGGTGGACTTCCAGGGCGCCAAGGCCCCCATCCCCGGCGCCCTGGACGCcaacggttccaagccagcctcctccttcccctgcgCCGCGGGCACGTTCGGCGGCTACCAGGCCGTCGTCCGCCCCTTCTACCTGCTCAACTCCACCCTCCTGGAGTAG
- the Cant1 gene encoding LOW QUALITY PROTEIN: soluble calcium-activated nucleotidase 1 (The sequence of the model RefSeq protein was modified relative to this genomic sequence to represent the inferred CDS: inserted 1 base in 1 codon) gives MPVRPSEHLEWNEPMHSLRISVGGLPVLASMTKAADPRFRPRWRVILTFFVCVALLWLLYSHRPAPSRPPPHNAHNWRHGQLPAARYNDTYPLSXPQRTPGGIRYRIAVIADLDTESRAQKENTWFSYLQKGYLTLSDSGDKVAVEWDKDHGVLETHLSEKGRGMELSDLIVFNGKLYSVDDRTGVIYQIEGTKAVPWVILSDGDGTEEKGFKAEWLAVKDEHLYVGGLGKEWTTTTGEVMNENPEWVKVVGHKGGVDHENWVSSYNALRAAAGIRPPGYLIHESACWSDTLQRWFFLPRRASHERYSEKEDERRGTNLLLSASPDFGDISVSRVGELVPTHGFSSFKFVPNTDDQIILALKSEEDGGRVATYVTAFTLDGRLLLPETKVGSVKYEGIEFI, from the exons ATGCCCGTCCGGCCCTCTGAGCACCTGGAATGGAATGAGCCTATGCACTCCCTCCGGATCAGCGTGGGGGGCCTTCCCGTGCTGGCGTCCATGACCAAGGCCGCGGACCCCCGGTTCCGCCCCCGGTGGAGGGTGATCCTGACCTTCTTCGTGTGTGTCGCCCTCCTTTGGCTGCTCTACTCCCACCGCCCGGCCCCGAGCAGGCCCCCCCCTCACAATGCACACAACTGGAGGCATGGCCAGTTACCTGCCGCCCGCTACAATGACACCTACCCCCTGT GCCCCCAGAGGACACCCGGCGGGATTCGGTACCGGATCGCGGTCATTGCCGACCTGGACACCGAGTCCAGGGCCCAGAAGGAGAACACCTGGTTCAGTTACCTGCAAAAGGGCTACCTGACCCTGTCAGACAGCGGGGACAAGGTGGCGGTGGAGTGGGACAAAGACCACGGGGTCCTGGAGACCCACTTGTCAGAGAAGGGGCGGGGCATGGAGCTCTCGGACCTGATCGTCTTCAACGGGAAGCTCTACTCCGTGGACGACCGGACAGGGGTCATCTACCAGATCGAGGGCACCAAGGCTGTGCCCTGGGTGATTCTGTCTGACGGTGatggaacagaagaaaaag GCTTCAAGGCTGAGTGGCTGGCCGTGAAGGACGAACACCTGTACGTGGGCGGTCTGGGCAAGGAGTGGACCACCACCACGGGGGAGGTGATGAACGAGAACCCCGAGTGGGTGAAGGTCGTGGGCCACAAGGGCGGTGTGGACCACGAGAACTGGGTGTCCAGCTACAATGCTCTCAGGGCTGCTGCTGGGATCCGGCCGCCAG GCTACCTCATCCACGAGTCCGCCTGCTGGAGCGACACGCTGCAGCGCTGGTTCTTCCTGCCACGCAGGGCCAGCCACGAGCGGTACAGCGAGAAGGAGGACGAGCGGAGGGGCACCAACCTCCTCCTGAGCGCCAGCCCCGACTTCGGGGACATCTCCGTCAGCCGCGTGGGGGAGCTGGTGCCCACCCACGGCTTCTCCTCCTTCAAGTTCGTCCCCAACACCGACGACCAGATCATCCTGGCCCTCAAGTCTGAGGAGGACGGCGGCAGGGTCGCCACCTACGTCACGGCCTTCACGCTGGACGGCCGCCTCCTCCTGCCCGAGACCAAGGTCGGCAGCGTGAAGTACGAGGGGATAGAGTTCATCTAG